Within the Alteromonas sp. M12 genome, the region TGCATTAAAGACCTTGTTAACTGAGAATTCGTTAGGCTACTTTCACACTGCTGTACAATACCAAATGACCCATAGTCTTGCTATGTTGGCATTTTTAGTTTTTTACAGTTTTTGGAAAAATCAGTGGTTAATTTGGGGAGCACGTTCGTTTGCTTTTGGGATTATTTTTTTTAGTGGCAGCTTATATACGTTAGCATTGACTAACTTAAAGTGGGTTGGTCCAATTACGCCATTGGGTGGATTATGTTTTATAGCCGGTTGGGTATGTTTATTAGTGGCAGCTTACGAATATGAGAATTAATTCTCTACTATTATATTGCCGAGCAGGCTTTGAGGCTGATCTGTGCACTGAACTGCAAGAACAGTTGAGTAAGCTAGGTGTATTTGGTTATCCGCTGTTTTCCAAAAAATCGGGTTTTGTCCGATTTATCTGTCATCAAGATGGAGATCCAGAAAAAGTTATTCAACAACTGGCCGTAAAAGATTTGGTCTTTGCTCGTCAAATGTTTGCGAGCACAGAACCTATTTCTCTCACTGATACTGCAGATCGTATCTCTCCCATCTTAGAAAATTTGCAAGACCAAAGTTTATTTGGTGAACTGCGGGTTGAACATGCAGACACTACGGATGGTCGCGAACTATCTAAGTTATGTCGAAAGTTAGCGGTACCATTACGACAAAGTTTACGTAAAAACAACTTACTGACAGCAAAAGAACAAACTAACAAACCTTGTTTATTTGTATTTTTTGTCACTGGTGTTGAAGTGATTCTTGGATTCTCTAACCCTAAAAAGCACAGTCCGTTGCCGCTAGGCATTTTACGTTTGCGTTCACCTTCATCTGCACCCAGTCGTTCAACCCTTAAATTAGATGAGGCCATTCAGGTTTTTATCCCCAAAGCTGAGATGCAAATCCGTTTTGAACCTGGTATGCACGCCGTAGATTTAGGGGCATGTCCAGGTGGCTGGACATATCAATTGGTGCAGCGAGGGCTTTTTGTGCAAGCGGTTGACAATGGCGCTATGGATGCAGCTTTGATGGAAACAGGGCAGGTTAGCTACTTTCCTGAAGATGGCTTTAAATACGAACCCCGTAAAAAGAATGTTCATTGGCTAGTTTGCGATATGATTGAGCAACCCCAGCGCGTGGCGAAACTTATGGCTAACTGGCTAATTAAGGGATGGTGTAAAGAAGCTATTTTTAATTTAAAGTTGCCCATGAAACAAAGGTACGAATCGGTTACCCAAGCGAAGCAACTTGTGCATGAAATGATGGACAAACATGCGATTAAATATGAATGGCAAGCGAAACACCTTTATCACGACCGAGAAGAAGTGACCGTTCATATTAAAACCCTCTAGCGTTTTAAAGCGCGACTTTCAGCTTAGGCTTATCCGCTTTTATTTAATGATTAGTTTTTAAGCTGTCGATTAATTGCTTTTTTTAAGGCTTGCCACTGTTGTTTTATTCGTGTTCTATTACTCGATTTTTGAGCATTGGTGTTTTGCTGGTAATGATGGCGCATATAAATATGCGTCACATTGCTAAAAGGTTGGTGTAGTGAATTGGGAAGCTTGTTTTTTACACTATTGGCAAAGTCTAGTGGCCCTTGGGATTTTGCCCGGTAGATTTTAAGCTTGTTCAAGAGCTTTTCTGATTTTTGATAGTACAGGGTAATATGATCAGGTTTTTTGCGATGTAACGATGGCAGAAAGAAAAATGCCAATAAAAGCACGATCAAGCCGATCACACTGAGTCCAAATAGGGCTAACTTTTTTGGGGTCAACTCGCCAATTAGTGATTTAATTAAGTCTTTTTGGGAGTTTTTATCGAAACCTAACACCCACTTGGTCCATACGAAATCAATATCTTTTAGTAAAAGCCTAAACTCATTTAACCAAGCTATTGCGCTATAGCGACTAAGTGAGAAGGGGGAGTCAATCAATTCTGCTGCTTCTTCTATTGCTGATCTTAAACCATACTCTACTCTATCAGGAGCTACCACTGCAGTTGGATCATAGCGCTGCCACCCCAAATCTGAATGCCATGCCTCAATCCATGCATGGGCATCATATTGATACACACTCATGTAATTTTGCTCACGCATTTCGCCGCCTTGATAACCTGTCACTAAGCGAGTTGGAATCCCTGCAAGTCGCAGAATATACGCCATAGCAGAAGCATAGTGGGAACAAAACCCTTGCTGTTGTGCAAATAGAAACGTATCTACAGTATCTATTTGCATTAACGGAGGCTGTAAGGTGTATTCAAAAGGTTGCTCAGCAAAATATGCCAATACTTGGCGTATGAATTCCTGATCATCGGGATATTGCGATCGCAGGTTATTAACCCAAATTTGAGTTTTGGGATTTCCTGTGTCCGGCAGTTGCAAATTAATCCGCCTGTCTACACTATAGATAGCTTGGTTAAGAGGTGTCTCGGGATACGATCGCAATGTATATTGAAAGTTACTTACCAGCGGCGTGTGACTTGTTAATTGATATTCGTGGCTTTGCCAAATCTGGTTTGCACTCTTGGGACCTTCTGGAACGCCAACATCAATACTATATAACCAGTTTTGATGGGTTGGCTCAGCAATAACCTCATAGCTATAGAATTTTCCAGTAAGTGTGGGAGTGAATTCTTTATTAAACCGTTTGTACTGGCGCTGAATCGCTTTTCGTTCTGCAGATACTCGCCAAGTTTTACCGTCGAACTCTTCCATAACCAGAGCCCGCCAATAGCGTTCTTGAGGGACAGGGATGGCGCCTTTGAATGTTACTCTAAATGCTAATTCTGCACTTTGAGACAACTGCGCAATATCTCCAGGAGTGACCTGTTCTGCTAATCCGGTTTGATGCGATTTGGCCGTGGGCATTTGCCACAATGGGCCTATTTGGGGCAGTACAATAAACAATAAGGCGGTGATAGGTAAAGCCTGCCCTGCCATAATCGCGATTCTTTTTAAATTAGTGTCAAAGCCGAGGCTAGGACTGATATTGCAGGCTAGAGAAAGCAAAAGCAGCAATGTTAGGAACAAATAAAAAATGCTAAAACCTATGCTATTTTGGAATATAAAACCGCAACCAATCAGGAAGCCACAGCAGGTTATTAATTGATAATAATCTTTCATACTGCGTAACTGCATTAACTTTAATGAGCAGGCTAAAACTAACAGGTTTATCATGCCTAGAAGTACCCCTAGCTGGAAACTAAAATAGGCCAGTACAATTGCACTTAACAGTGCTAAGAGGTTGAGTGTACGTACAGATGGAGCATGCTTGTGCAACTCTAAGTACAGTGCGCTGCGCATCACTACAGCGCACACCACTAAAATGAGAATCCAGCCCATTACTGGCTCAAGTAAACTCAAACTAATACACAGAAATACCATAGTCAGTATGATATGAGCATGATTTTTAGCAGAAGAGATCATCATTTAACGCCTTCCAAATAAGGCGTGTGCAAAGCGAGCGCCTTTAAACAGGCATATTGATGTTCTATTCCACTACTAGGCGCAATTTTAAGGTTACCCAAGTCCAAACCAAATACACTATTGTTTCTAGTTAATTCAATAACTTGAAAGCTCAACTCGCTGAGTTTGTGTTCTAAATCATGGGAATTTAGCGACGCCAACATTAACCAGCCTGTTGCACCTGATTGATTGGAAAACTGTTTGGAGATCATGCCTTGGCCTTTGGCGACTTGTTTCCACGCCACATGATAAAGGGGCTCACCTTGTTTGTATGGCGCTAGGCTATCAAAATCATCGTGACCTTTGAGCGACGAATCTGCTTGGTTGAGGTGCACTGAGTCTTGTTTATCAATTAGGCGAACTTTGCTAGCCAAAGGTTTGGGGTAAACCACAATATCAGATGAAAAAGCTAGGTGAGTCCAACAACTGATTAATCCCAAAGGAAAAGTACTGGTTAGTGTGACTCGGGGTAATTTCAATCTACCTCTTTGTGGGCAATCCAAAGGAAGGTAAATAGGATTCGAAAAATTGTCCAAGTCCACATTAATATTATTTTTCACCTTCCAAAAATTCAGTTTAAGGATTCCGTGGGAAACTTGTTTATTATTGTTAAACCAGATTGGTATTTGTAGCTTTTCCCCTGCAAATCCATGTTGAATTTTACCCAATTGAATTTCCAACTTGGCAAAATTTAGATATGCGATAAATAAATTCAGAAGGAATAATGAGACTAAAAAATAACATAACATTATCATTAAGTTATTTTGATAATTGGTTCCTAAAATAAATAAACCCACACATAACAGGATAAACAATCCTCCGAAACGCGATGGAAAAATGAAAATACTACGGTAGTTCAATTTATAGTTATTGGCTTCAGGAATGCGCCTATCTAACCATCTCTGTGCAGTTGATTGCCAACCAAACATATTAGGCTGCCAACGGGTCAATGGCTTCTAGTAGCCGATCACTCAAACTCGTTTGCCCATTAAAGTCGGACAAAGCTGCGCGCATTCGATGTTCTGCTACCGACGGTAACACCGCTTGGGTATCTTCAGGTATGACGTAATCTCTGCCGTGCAAAAACGCCCAGGCTTTGGACGCTTGCATCAGTGCCTTACTTGCTCGTGGGGACAAGGGATTAGGGAAACCTTCGTTTTCACGGCTATGGGTTACTAATTTTAGAATGTAATCCAATATGGCATCAGATACATTTACCTTATTTATTTGCTCTTGCATTTGTGTAAATTCGGTAACAGTTAAGCAGGCTTGTTGGGGTTTTTTAGTCCCGAAATCTTGCTCCAAAAGCATTTTCTTTTCAGCTTGCCAATCTGGATAACCTAATTGAATACGCATTAAAAAACGATCCAATTGAGATTCAGGTAAAGGGTAGGTCCCTGATTGATGCATTGGATTTTGTGTCCCAATAACAAAAAATGGGGTAGGTAAAGCTCGTGTTTCACCGTCTAGACTAACTTGTTTTTCTTCCATGGCTTCTAACAAAGCGCTTTGGGTCTTGGGACTAGCGCGATTAATCTCATCAGCTAAAATCAATTGATTGAAAATCGGTCCTGGATGAAATTGAAAGGATTGTTTGGTGCTATCAAAAATGTTTAAACCCAGCATA harbors:
- a CDS encoding DUF423 domain-containing protein, giving the protein MKFLLMFAASSAALSVLLGAFGAHALKTLLTENSLGYFHTAVQYQMTHSLAMLAFLVFYSFWKNQWLIWGARSFAFGIIFFSGSLYTLALTNLKWVGPITPLGGLCFIAGWVCLLVAAYEYEN
- the rlmM gene encoding 23S rRNA (cytidine(2498)-2'-O)-methyltransferase RlmM; this translates as MNSLLLYCRAGFEADLCTELQEQLSKLGVFGYPLFSKKSGFVRFICHQDGDPEKVIQQLAVKDLVFARQMFASTEPISLTDTADRISPILENLQDQSLFGELRVEHADTTDGRELSKLCRKLAVPLRQSLRKNNLLTAKEQTNKPCLFVFFVTGVEVILGFSNPKKHSPLPLGILRLRSPSSAPSRSTLKLDEAIQVFIPKAEMQIRFEPGMHAVDLGACPGGWTYQLVQRGLFVQAVDNGAMDAALMETGQVSYFPEDGFKYEPRKKNVHWLVCDMIEQPQRVAKLMANWLIKGWCKEAIFNLKLPMKQRYESVTQAKQLVHEMMDKHAIKYEWQAKHLYHDREEVTVHIKTL
- a CDS encoding DUF3488 and transglutaminase-like domain-containing protein yields the protein MMISSAKNHAHIILTMVFLCISLSLLEPVMGWILILVVCAVVMRSALYLELHKHAPSVRTLNLLALLSAIVLAYFSFQLGVLLGMINLLVLACSLKLMQLRSMKDYYQLITCCGFLIGCGFIFQNSIGFSIFYLFLTLLLLLSLACNISPSLGFDTNLKRIAIMAGQALPITALLFIVLPQIGPLWQMPTAKSHQTGLAEQVTPGDIAQLSQSAELAFRVTFKGAIPVPQERYWRALVMEEFDGKTWRVSAERKAIQRQYKRFNKEFTPTLTGKFYSYEVIAEPTHQNWLYSIDVGVPEGPKSANQIWQSHEYQLTSHTPLVSNFQYTLRSYPETPLNQAIYSVDRRINLQLPDTGNPKTQIWVNNLRSQYPDDQEFIRQVLAYFAEQPFEYTLQPPLMQIDTVDTFLFAQQQGFCSHYASAMAYILRLAGIPTRLVTGYQGGEMREQNYMSVYQYDAHAWIEAWHSDLGWQRYDPTAVVAPDRVEYGLRSAIEEAAELIDSPFSLSRYSAIAWLNEFRLLLKDIDFVWTKWVLGFDKNSQKDLIKSLIGELTPKKLALFGLSVIGLIVLLLAFFFLPSLHRKKPDHITLYYQKSEKLLNKLKIYRAKSQGPLDFANSVKNKLPNSLHQPFSNVTHIYMRHHYQQNTNAQKSSNRTRIKQQWQALKKAINRQLKN
- a CDS encoding DUF58 domain-containing protein, with translation MFGWQSTAQRWLDRRIPEANNYKLNYRSIFIFPSRFGGLFILLCVGLFILGTNYQNNLMIMLCYFLVSLFLLNLFIAYLNFAKLEIQLGKIQHGFAGEKLQIPIWFNNNKQVSHGILKLNFWKVKNNINVDLDNFSNPIYLPLDCPQRGRLKLPRVTLTSTFPLGLISCWTHLAFSSDIVVYPKPLASKVRLIDKQDSVHLNQADSSLKGHDDFDSLAPYKQGEPLYHVAWKQVAKGQGMISKQFSNQSGATGWLMLASLNSHDLEHKLSELSFQVIELTRNNSVFGLDLGNLKIAPSSGIEHQYACLKALALHTPYLEGVK
- a CDS encoding MoxR family ATPase, whose product is MHPQLQNAISQVSEQVIGKHQQIKLAFTCLLANGHLLIEDLPGMGKTTLSHALAAVLGLDFSRIQFTSDLLPADMLGLNIFDSTKQSFQFHPGPIFNQLILADEINRASPKTQSALLEAMEEKQVSLDGETRALPTPFFVIGTQNPMHQSGTYPLPESQLDRFLMRIQLGYPDWQAEKKMLLEQDFGTKKPQQACLTVTEFTQMQEQINKVNVSDAILDYILKLVTHSRENEGFPNPLSPRASKALMQASKAWAFLHGRDYVIPEDTQAVLPSVAEHRMRAALSDFNGQTSLSDRLLEAIDPLAA